Proteins co-encoded in one Spiroplasma gladiatoris genomic window:
- a CDS encoding MMB_0454 family protein: MYISIDYNEKGNLEIEEKAIEKMIEFHVISNTKGITDVKASFSLHHENTLFILIKLFVKNKEELEINEKELTSKIEKSIQKTFLYKPKNVAFAYIKK; this comes from the coding sequence ATGTACATTTCGATAGATTATAACGAAAAGGGAAACCTTGAAATTGAAGAAAAAGCAATTGAAAAAATGATAGAGTTTCATGTTATTAGTAATACAAAAGGAATAACTGATGTAAAAGCATCTTTTAGTTTACATCATGAAAATACTTTATTTATTTTGATTAAATTATTTGTAAAAAATAAAGAAGAATTAGAAATTAACGAAAAAGAACTTACTTCTAAAATTGAAAAATCAATTCAAAAAACATTTCTTTATAAACCAAAAAATGTAGCTTTTGCTTATATTAAAAAATAA
- a CDS encoding DUF2779 domain-containing protein, which translates to MILKNVVKKEDFKKWFTSCNKEAWIFHDITNFEKALELKKQKVYEYFLKTEIDDGGFDTSSGFDPLELYSELLNKEDLSEEEEKQKETLLKTLESFEGIELSPMSAETILDGEAVGQAAREYFIEKLESENIKNKTNFKYFDFQQFGYELSANKTKEILLDSDYKLFFEPTFEVFSGKLRTRCDVLWKNQDNQFEIIEVKASTKEKKEHIFDLLYQYIVVSKNYNIKEVKLCLINNDYYRGLEHPLVLLENLEDLDSKVDYEKEVKPFLENDFEVENTNEPEDINYQILFNVKNRITKNKKTISFKTLFECILYSTNIEDILLDISNSFDNENILKNDLCGTYKIDYKNFDLKLEENKYCKHVVNWFDKTDYTLFNLPRFKQKAAKYFRQFDKLNLESLTFNDLTQLEKPSLKEYFNDDLKKIIIKTNTYLKNNKVLDPTDVIDLEKLDVLEEVLREYYDFPLYMYDFETSKWAIPKYNKTKSYQQIPFQFSIHILKDEDYDFNQPNKTMDHYNFIASSIEDPRPDFIKQFIIACFSKGPGRYVAYNKSFERMVLKDLMTAFPKYLKPLKYIYENTIDLMDFFKKPKSNWLIYHPDFRGSASIKTTQPTLDSSLSYKDLKINKGDKASSVFRRYADQTFSQEQWDQLYKNDMLLYCDRDTLAMVVVLQKIIEIVKEAKPDIVERIRKVKLNEV; encoded by the coding sequence ATGATTTTAAAAAATGTTGTTAAGAAAGAAGATTTTAAAAAATGATTTACATCTTGTAATAAAGAAGCTTGAATATTTCATGATATTACAAATTTTGAAAAAGCTTTGGAATTAAAAAAACAAAAAGTTTATGAATATTTTTTAAAAACTGAAATAGATGATGGAGGTTTTGATACTTCATCTGGTTTTGACCCACTAGAACTTTATAGTGAATTATTAAACAAAGAAGATCTTTCAGAGGAAGAAGAAAAACAAAAAGAAACTTTATTAAAGACCTTAGAAAGTTTTGAAGGAATTGAGTTATCACCAATGAGTGCTGAAACAATTTTAGATGGAGAAGCTGTTGGACAAGCTGCTAGAGAATATTTTATTGAAAAACTTGAATCAGAAAACATAAAAAATAAAACAAATTTTAAATACTTTGATTTTCAACAATTTGGTTACGAACTATCTGCTAACAAAACAAAAGAAATATTACTAGACAGTGATTATAAATTATTTTTCGAACCCACTTTTGAAGTTTTTAGTGGAAAACTAAGAACAAGATGCGATGTGCTTTGAAAAAATCAAGATAATCAGTTTGAAATTATAGAAGTTAAAGCCTCAACAAAAGAAAAAAAAGAACATATCTTTGACTTGCTATATCAATATATTGTGGTTAGCAAAAATTATAATATTAAGGAAGTTAAGTTATGTTTGATAAATAACGATTATTATCGAGGCTTAGAACATCCTTTAGTATTGTTAGAAAATTTAGAGGATTTAGATTCAAAAGTTGATTATGAAAAAGAAGTTAAACCATTTTTAGAAAATGATTTTGAAGTAGAAAACACAAACGAACCAGAAGATATTAATTACCAAATTTTATTTAATGTTAAAAATAGAATTACTAAAAATAAAAAAACTATAAGTTTTAAAACATTGTTTGAATGTATATTATACTCTACTAATATTGAAGATATATTATTAGATATTTCTAATTCATTTGATAACGAAAACATATTAAAAAATGATCTTTGTGGAACTTATAAAATAGATTACAAAAACTTTGATTTGAAATTAGAAGAAAATAAATATTGTAAACATGTGGTCAATTGATTTGATAAAACTGATTATACTTTATTCAATCTTCCTAGATTCAAACAAAAAGCAGCAAAATATTTTAGACAATTTGATAAACTAAATTTAGAAAGTCTAACTTTTAATGACTTAACACAATTAGAAAAGCCTAGTTTAAAAGAATACTTTAATGATGATTTAAAAAAAATAATTATTAAAACAAATACTTATTTAAAAAATAATAAAGTTTTAGATCCAACCGATGTAATTGATTTAGAAAAGCTTGATGTTTTAGAAGAAGTTTTAAGAGAATATTATGATTTCCCTTTATATATGTATGACTTTGAAACTTCAAAATGAGCTATTCCAAAATATAATAAAACAAAAAGTTATCAACAAATACCTTTTCAATTTTCTATTCATATTTTAAAAGATGAAGATTATGACTTTAATCAACCTAATAAAACTATGGATCATTATAATTTTATTGCAAGTAGCATTGAAGATCCTAGACCTGATTTTATAAAACAATTTATAATAGCTTGTTTTTCAAAAGGTCCTGGTAGGTATGTTGCTTACAATAAATCTTTTGAAAGAATGGTTTTAAAAGATTTGATGACTGCTTTTCCTAAATATCTAAAACCATTAAAATATATTTATGAAAACACAATTGATTTAATGGACTTTTTTAAAAAACCAAAGAGTAATTGATTAATTTATCATCCCGACTTTAGAGGTTCTGCTTCTATAAAAACTACTCAGCCAACTTTGGATAGTTCTTTATCTTATAAAGATTTAAAAATTAATAAAGGTGATAAAGCTAGTTCTGTTTTTAGAAGATATGCAGATCAAACCTTTAGTCAAGAACAATGAGATCAACTTTACAAAAATGATATGCTTTTATATTGTGATCGTGATACTTTAGCTATGGTTGTTGTGTTACAAAAAATAATCGAAATTGTAAAAGAAGCTAAACCAGATATAGTAGAAAGAATTAGAAAGGTGAAATTAAATGAAGTATAA
- the mnmA gene encoding tRNA 2-thiouridine(34) synthase MnmA, with protein MQNKKVIVGLSGGVDSSVAAALLKEQGYQVEGLFMRNWDSNLNNDILGNKLEEICPQEQDYLDAIKVAETLNIKLHRIDFVKEYWDYVFEYFLKEYQLGRTPNPDILCNKYIKFDKFLNFAINNLNADYIAMGHYAGVNYKNENNKYELIRAVDNNKDQTYFLCQLNQFQLSKTLFPLQSLEKSEVRNIAKKYNFITAEKKDSTGICFIGERYFTDFLQNYIPNQPGKIIDISNGNILGEHIGVMYYTIGQRKGLNLGGQKEPYYVAKKDIKNKILYVSKASEDKYLNSNSCIVKEFNFINEITEYFLENTFKCTAKFRYRQPDVNVTVKLLDKNTLQIFYNQEVRAVTEGQEAVLYLDNICLGGGVIDKVLT; from the coding sequence ATGCAAAATAAAAAAGTAATAGTAGGTTTAAGTGGTGGGGTTGATTCATCAGTTGCTGCTGCTTTATTAAAAGAACAAGGTTATCAAGTCGAAGGCTTATTTATGAGAAATTGAGACAGTAACTTAAATAATGATATTTTAGGAAATAAATTAGAAGAAATTTGCCCCCAAGAACAAGATTATCTTGATGCAATTAAAGTAGCAGAGACTTTAAATATAAAATTACATAGGATTGATTTTGTAAAAGAGTATTGAGATTATGTATTTGAATATTTTTTAAAAGAATATCAATTAGGAAGAACTCCAAACCCAGATATTCTTTGTAATAAATATATAAAGTTTGATAAGTTTTTGAATTTTGCAATTAACAATTTAAATGCAGATTATATTGCTATGGGACATTATGCAGGTGTTAATTATAAAAATGAAAATAATAAGTATGAATTAATTAGAGCTGTTGATAATAATAAAGATCAAACATATTTTTTATGTCAATTAAATCAATTTCAACTTTCAAAAACTTTATTTCCACTACAAAGTCTAGAAAAGAGTGAAGTTAGAAATATTGCAAAAAAGTATAATTTCATTACAGCAGAAAAAAAAGATTCAACAGGAATTTGTTTTATTGGAGAGCGTTATTTTACTGACTTTTTACAAAATTATATTCCTAATCAACCAGGAAAAATTATTGATATATCAAATGGTAATATACTTGGCGAACATATTGGTGTAATGTATTACACTATTGGACAAAGGAAAGGATTAAACTTAGGAGGTCAAAAAGAACCTTACTATGTTGCTAAAAAAGATATTAAAAATAAAATTTTATATGTTTCAAAAGCAAGTGAAGATAAATATTTAAATTCTAACAGTTGTATTGTTAAAGAATTTAACTTTATTAACGAAATTACAGAATATTTTTTAGAAAATACTTTTAAATGTACCGCTAAATTTAGATATCGTCAACCTGATGTTAATGTAACTGTTAAATTACTAGATAAAAATACTTTGCAAATATTTTATAATCAAGAAGTAAGAGCTGTCACTGAGGGTCAAGAAGCAGTTTTATATTTAGATAATATTTGTCTTGGTGGTGGAGTAATTGACAAAGTTTTAACTTAA
- the fmt gene encoding methionyl-tRNA formyltransferase, with translation MKYKVIFCGTPNIAVDVLKGLEKIDIEIVGVITQPDKFIGRKKEIKFSEVKQYSLEKKYKILQPIKIKDSYEEIKNLKADFLVTCAFGQFIPQNILDLFKNCINVHGSILPKYRGGSPIQYAIMNGDKQTGVTLMKMIKQMDAGEIYVTEKIDILDTDDSGSLFLKMGSLANKMIEKYLIDIFENKIQGVKQDETKASFAYNLSNQEEKIDWSKSNVEIINFIKSQSPSPIAFTFLNNERIKIKKARLIKEDEIFISLMKIFVPGEIINLDNEGIIVQTGDGILKVLELQRAGKKMGSAGLYNFSNSPFLPTSMFK, from the coding sequence ATGAAGTATAAAGTTATATTTTGTGGAACTCCAAATATTGCAGTTGATGTTTTAAAAGGACTAGAAAAAATTGATATAGAAATTGTTGGAGTTATAACCCAACCTGATAAATTTATTGGAAGAAAAAAAGAAATTAAGTTTTCAGAAGTAAAACAATATAGTTTAGAAAAAAAATATAAAATATTACAACCAATTAAAATTAAAGATAGTTATGAAGAAATAAAAAATTTAAAAGCAGACTTTTTAGTAACTTGTGCATTTGGTCAGTTTATTCCACAAAATATTTTAGATTTGTTTAAAAATTGTATAAATGTTCACGGATCAATTTTGCCTAAATATCGTGGTGGTAGTCCGATCCAGTATGCAATTATGAATGGAGACAAACAAACTGGTGTAACTCTTATGAAAATGATAAAACAAATGGATGCTGGAGAAATTTATGTCACAGAAAAAATTGATATATTAGATACTGATGATAGTGGAAGTCTATTTTTAAAAATGGGAAGTCTAGCAAATAAAATGATTGAAAAATACTTAATTGATATTTTTGAAAATAAAATTCAAGGAGTAAAACAAGATGAAACAAAAGCAAGTTTTGCATATAATTTATCAAATCAAGAAGAAAAAATAGATTGGTCAAAATCTAATGTTGAAATAATAAATTTCATTAAATCACAATCTCCAAGTCCCATTGCTTTTACTTTCTTAAATAACGAAAGAATAAAAATAAAAAAAGCAAGATTAATTAAAGAGGATGAAATATTTATCTCATTAATGAAAATCTTTGTGCCAGGAGAAATAATTAATTTAGACAACGAAGGTATAATAGTTCAAACAGGAGATGGAATATTAAAAGTTTTAGAATTACAAAGAGCTGGCAAAAAAATGGGAAGTGCAGGATTATATAATTTTTCAAATTCTCCTTTTTTACCTACTTCTATGTTTAAATAA
- the efp gene encoding elongation factor P, whose amino-acid sequence MLVNDLRPGTTFLYEGNIFVVLDYSFSKSGRQQGKVTVKVKNLRTGARVELTFTGGDKVDKAMVEKKDMQYLYNDGNNCMLMNTETYDQVEIAANKLEWELKFLVEGTMVKMTEYEGEVLGITIPEKIELTITEAEPAVKGDTSSGAQKKAILETGLEIMVPLFIKEGEKIIINTTDGKYSGRA is encoded by the coding sequence ATGCTAGTAAACGATTTAAGACCAGGAACAACATTTTTATATGAAGGAAATATTTTTGTAGTATTAGACTATTCATTTTCAAAATCTGGTAGACAACAAGGAAAAGTAACTGTTAAAGTAAAAAACTTAAGAACTGGAGCAAGAGTTGAACTTACATTTACAGGTGGAGATAAAGTAGACAAAGCTATGGTTGAAAAAAAAGATATGCAATATCTTTATAATGATGGAAATAATTGTATGTTAATGAATACAGAAACTTATGATCAAGTAGAAATTGCTGCAAACAAATTAGAATGAGAGTTAAAATTTTTAGTTGAAGGAACTATGGTTAAAATGACCGAATATGAAGGAGAAGTATTAGGTATTACTATTCCTGAAAAAATTGAACTAACTATTACAGAAGCAGAACCTGCTGTTAAAGGTGATACTTCAAGTGGTGCGCAAAAAAAAGCTATTTTAGAAACTGGATTGGAAATTATGGTGCCTTTATTTATAAAAGAAGGAGAAAAAATAATTATTAATACAACTGATGGAAAATATTCAGGTAGAGCATAA
- the dnaJ gene encoding molecular chaperone DnaJ, protein MAKRDYYEVLGVSKNASEDEIKKAYRKLAKKYHPDVNKNHDAEEKFKEATEACEVLLDPEKRKTYDQFGHDGLQGMGQGGFGDFGSFGDFFSNMSGSGGGTGDFFSDIFSSFFGGKSRSSGFGGSKNSSGPTPSRGKDIILEMHLTLKEILFGVDKEVELDLISKCKDCNGVGAKNKDDIKTCEVCDGAGMVTVVQEFGFTKFQSSQACPKCHGNGKENKHPCKNCQGNGVKKSKETIQISIPKGLSPGQKILLKNSGNEGKNGGPKGHIYADVYLKASRNIDIVNQFDIKSKIDVSYLDAILKNEVIIDTLDGPLSVKLPKSVKNGDVISVPNHGLYKGLKNSKRGELLLEVNIVTPNELSSEEKKAIDQLLKVNKFKTTNDLKE, encoded by the coding sequence ATGGCTAAACGTGATTATTATGAAGTCCTTGGAGTTAGTAAGAATGCATCAGAAGATGAAATAAAAAAAGCTTATCGTAAGTTAGCAAAAAAATATCATCCTGATGTTAATAAAAACCATGACGCAGAAGAAAAATTTAAAGAAGCAACCGAAGCTTGTGAGGTGCTATTAGATCCAGAAAAAAGAAAAACTTATGACCAATTTGGTCATGATGGTTTACAAGGAATGGGTCAAGGTGGTTTTGGTGACTTTGGTAGTTTTGGTGACTTTTTCTCAAACATGTCTGGAAGTGGCGGGGGAACAGGAGACTTTTTCTCAGATATTTTCTCAAGCTTTTTTGGTGGAAAATCTAGATCAAGTGGATTTGGTGGTTCTAAAAATTCATCAGGACCAACACCTTCAAGAGGAAAAGATATAATATTAGAAATGCATCTTACTTTAAAAGAAATATTATTTGGAGTTGATAAAGAAGTAGAACTTGATTTAATTTCAAAATGTAAAGATTGCAACGGAGTTGGTGCAAAAAATAAAGATGATATAAAAACTTGTGAAGTTTGTGATGGAGCAGGAATGGTAACTGTTGTCCAAGAGTTTGGATTTACAAAGTTTCAAAGTAGTCAAGCTTGTCCAAAGTGTCACGGTAATGGAAAAGAAAATAAACACCCTTGCAAAAATTGTCAAGGAAATGGTGTTAAAAAATCTAAAGAAACTATTCAAATTTCAATTCCAAAAGGTTTATCACCTGGGCAAAAAATATTATTAAAAAACTCAGGTAATGAAGGTAAAAATGGAGGTCCAAAAGGTCACATTTATGCAGATGTTTATTTAAAAGCTTCAAGAAATATTGATATTGTTAATCAATTTGACATTAAATCAAAAATTGATGTTTCTTACTTAGATGCGATTTTAAAAAACGAAGTTATTATAGATACTTTAGATGGACCTTTATCAGTTAAATTGCCTAAGTCAGTTAAAAATGGAGATGTTATTTCTGTACCAAACCATGGTCTTTATAAAGGATTAAAAAATTCTAAAAGAGGAGAATTGTTATTAGAAGTAAATATTGTGACTCCAAACGAACTTAGTTCAGAAGAAAAAAAAGCAATTGATCAATTATTAAAAGTTAATAAGTTTAAAACAACTAATGATTTAAAAGAATAG